Within Limisalsivibrio acetivorans, the genomic segment CTGCCATTCGTGTTGAAACTGCCTCATCAACCGGCGCAGCAGCATTCTTCCAGGCATATGCATCCATAGCGTCTGGCATATACAAGAATGTACTTGTTATTGCCGCTGAAAAAATGACCCACCTCGGAACTGACAGGGTGACCGAGATTCTTGCATCGGTAATCGACCCGGCAGAGCGTATAACCGGAGCATCGATGCCCTCATTAGCTGCCCTTTGCACAAACAGATTCAGGCATGAAACCCGAATATCAGAAGACAAGCTGTCTCACATTCTCGGCAGTATCGCTGTGAAATCACACCATTACGGTGCGATGAACCCTATGGCACAATTCAGAAAGGAAATAGATTACGATAAGTATTTCAGCTCTAAACTAGTTGCCGACCCACTACGCTTATACGACTGCTCACCTATCAGTGACGGCTCAGCCGCTGTACTATTAACCGCTGATGAAACAGATATCGAAGTTGCCGGCGTTGGCCAGGGAACCGATAGACAGGCCCTCTGTAAACGCCCCAGTATCACTTCATTTTACAGCACAAGGAAAGCGGCATATGATGCATATCGCATGGCTGGCTGCTCACCTTCTGATATCGACTTCGCTGAAATACATGATGCATTCACCACATTCGAGATGCTGGGTATCGTTGATACAGGGTTGGTTGATAAAAGCAATATTATGGAATTCTACCTAGATGGTGCAGCGTACCACGATGGCTCATTACCAGTTAATATTTCCGGTGGGCTTAAATCTCGTGGCCACCCCGTTGGAGCTTCAGGGCTTGCACAGATTGCAGAAGCATTCAATATCATGAGCGATAGATACCCATTAGATATTACACCAAATAATACTGATACATGCCTTACCCAAAGCATCGGCGGGCTGGCTACAAACAATTTTGTAATTATACTTAAGAAAAGAACTAAAACTTTCAGCAAAGGTACAGACTTTCCCAAACCAGAATACAGCAACGTCATTAACAGAACATCTAAACGCCTGAAACTCTTCTCTAAAACTACACTTCATATCACTCCAAAAGGGGTGCCTTCGCCACTCAACTTGGTAATCTGCAACCACGAAGATAAACGATTTCTCGCAAGATACGAAGGAGAGTTGCCCAGAATCGGCACTGCACTCAAAATTAAAGGCAAAGAGCACCGCATAGTAACCGTTACAAAACCAAAGAACAAACTCAGACTCTGGTGATGTTTCACGTGAAACAATGAAATTTTCCACATTTCAACATCTACTTCATTCACCCTAGAACAATAATCAACGACGGATGAATGCGTTTTTTGTGTTAAGAGTGAGGGAGTATTTACCATTTACTAATTAAGCTATCTTATACTCATCTATTAAACACAAGCTACAGCAACATTAATAATACTATTAGAATGAGTTTTTGAGTATTCCGAGCACTTTGATCCTTAATAAGTACCTAGTGTCATCGTCGATGTTAAATAACGCCAAAGGTCTGTGAATTGTTACTCCACTTTATAACAATGCTATTCTCCTTTTTATGAGGAAACATGCTGAATAAAGAGTTGTATTTTATGATTCACATACTACAAGCATAGTTATTCCCAGCGATAGATTGAGTTGATGAGACGCGTAAGCAGAGAGACGATATCAAAATATCAACCGTTTAAGAACGCACTCTGAATTCTCTTTATTCGAGTTCGTACCATACACGGTTAAACCAATGCTATCGCAAAATTATATTGTGACATGGTATTTTATACTAACTCATTTCTAGCTTAATATGGGTTTTTAAGGGGTCTGGGGATTTTGTTCTCTTAAAAGCTCACCGGTTTCATATCACTTCATATGTATTTCAGTGTACTCTTAATACCAACACCTAGAACACACTCGTAATAATCTTCATTAAAGTTGATGCTGTACATGGTTAAACTAACACTAACCTAAAATGATATTGAGACAACAATTATGTACTGACTCACTTCTAGCATAATATGGGTTTTTGAGGGGTCTGGGGAACTTTGTTCCCTAAAAAGTTCCCCAGGTTCATATCACTTCATATTTATTTAAGTGTACTCTTAATACCAACACCTAGAACACACTCGTAATAATCTTCATTAAAGTTGATGCTGTACATGGTTAAACTAACACTAACGTAAAATGATATTGAGAGAACAATTATGTACTGACTCATTTCTAGCTTAATATGGGTTTTTGAGGGGTCTGGGGAACTTTGTTTCCTAAAATGTTCCCCAGCTTCATATCGACTTATTATAATCCGAGGAGCACTGTATTGGAGCAGGGTTCCCCAGTTTTATTACCTAATAACTTCTTCTATATTACAGTGTAGATATCTTTTACACCTTTGCGTTTTTTGGGTGATTTAGCTTCTGCGTCATAGACGCCGATAGGAGTCATAATCATTGGTATCTCGTTTTCCGGCAGTTCCATTGCGTCAGACAATATTCTTTCATCGAAGGCTGCGATCCAGCATGTGCCGATATTCTTTTCGGCTGCAGCGTTGATAAAATGGTCTGCGGCTATGGTAACATCGCATAGTAGGTAGTCTGCTCCGTCCTTTCTAATCCAGTTTTCACCTTTAAGGCCAACGAATATAGCTATGGCGGGAGCAGTCCTGAGCCAGTCACGAGGATAGGCTTCGCAGACCTTTTCAAGTAATTGCTTATCTTTGATGATGTAAACTTTGTAAGGCTGCATATTCTTTGCTGTGGGGGCAAGAGCAGTACATTCGAGGACGTACTGCAGGTCTTCCTCCGGGATATCTACATCGGTGTAAGCTCTTTGGCTGTAGCGTTTATTGAGTATATCTTTAAGTTTCATGCTTAACCTCCGTGATGAATGATCTTTACGTCTGAGATAATCTCATATACGCCGACATTACGCACTGCGTTGCCGTTCTCCATAGCAGTAATTCCGGTGAGGTAGTTCTGTTCGATACGACCTTCCTTATAAGCCAGGAAACTGAGGATATCATATCCTAGATATGAATCAACCGGCGGTTCCTCACCGTAGTTTGCCATATAGTTTTTGCGAAACTCTGATGCTTCTGGTTTGCCAACGAGCATAGTGGAGGTTATCACAACAGTGTAACGGAAATAATCGAGGAAGTCCTTCTCAAGGTACTTCTTTGTGAAAGCATCTGTACCGATAATGATCTTAACTAGCTTTGGTTCATCTACAAGATACCTTATAAGTGGAACAACATCCACAAGCTTGCGCTCCTCACTGAGAACGAGTATATCGAGCCTTTCCTCTTCATGCTTTTTCTGGATGGCCTTCATTTCATGCTCAAGACTACCTTTCTCAAAGTTTACGGTGTAAACAGTCGTATTAAGGCTTTTAAACTCTTCTGCATGACGCTGTGCGGGCTCTTCATATGCATTTGAATATGCAAGGATAACCGCTTTCTGTTCACGCATCATCACATATCCTGCAGCCTCCATGGCTATCTTTTCTCTGGAATAACCGAAACGGTATATATCTCCACTCAGCTGGAGTGCGTATGCAACGGTATCGACCTTCACCGCATCCGGCTCATTGACAGTTTCCATTGTTACCTTATAGGGGAGCTGTCTTGTATCGAGAGCCTGGATCATACCCTGCATAAGTTTGGTGTTTTCAGGGTTTACAACATGAACGAACTCATGGAGCATAGTTTCATTATCCATATCCATTACGGTCTCATTATCTTCAATGGGTTCGATTGGTTCGATTTCAACAAACGGCTTAGGCTCGTCCATTTCGAACTGTTCTTTGGGAGTTCTGAACCTACCGCTAAAGCACGAGGTGAAGGGATTGTTGTCTTTGACAGTTATTTTTTCCGATGCGCAGTAGCTCCCTGCCAGTCTTCTGTTGAGGGGGTCCTGTGATTTTGCAAAGATTCGCTCGGCATATTCCTCAGCACGCTCCATGTTACCGGCGGTCTTTTCGGCATCGTATAGCCATATAAGCCCTTGATGTTTCATGTATGAGCTCAGGATATTTTCATCATAGTTCTGAGAAAGCATGATACGACCTTTTTCGACTTCTCCATTCTGGACGTAGTAGTGGCCGAGGATAAGCGCTGCGGCTCTGGATTGCTGTGGTGGAGCGTCTCTGTTTATGCTTTCAAGCTTATCTATATCGCGTGTATTGAGATCCTTAACGGAATAGAACCTTTCGGAGAACGGGGCAACCGGCTTTTCAGTTTTTGACTGGCCTGCGCAGGAGATTATGAAAAGCATCATCGATGCTGTGAATAATAGAGTAAGTCCTTTTGATAGGCGTTTCATATCGAACATTTTCCACCTTCAGCCTTTTTTTTGTGAGAAGCTTTTGGGCGTGCTTCAGCTCCTGTTCTAACTTCTCCCCTTTATACAACACCATGACAGTATTTTCCATAGTAAGAGCGAATGTCCATTTCAACATGTCCTTAACGGGCGCAACACCACGTGCGGTAATCATATCAAACTTTACTTTGATATTCTCCGCCCTGTCATTGATTACAGTGACGTTGCTGAGTCCGAGTTGTTCCACAGCATCCTGAAGGAATCGACATTTCTTCCCTATGCTGTCTATAAGGGTTACTTCCGTTTCAGGGTACACAATAGCGATGACGATGCCGGGAAAGCCGCCTCCGGAGCCGATGTCTGCAATATTGCCGGCAGGGTAGAAGGAATCGGAGAATAGGAGGATGCTGTCTAACAGATGCTTTTTGTAGAAGTCCTCACGTGTGGTTATGGCGGTAAGGTTGAGTCCAGCATTCATATGTATCTGATAGAAACGCTCAAGAAGAGCCAGCTTGTCATCGCTCAAGGGGAAGTATTCATCGAATAGATTTTTTGGTGAGAACTCTCCGCTATC encodes:
- a CDS encoding thiolase family protein — encoded protein: MSAISHLIICDRIKIPGRPAIRVETASSTGAAAFFQAYASIASGIYKNVLVIAAEKMTHLGTDRVTEILASVIDPAERITGASMPSLAALCTNRFRHETRISEDKLSHILGSIAVKSHHYGAMNPMAQFRKEIDYDKYFSSKLVADPLRLYDCSPISDGSAAVLLTADETDIEVAGVGQGTDRQALCKRPSITSFYSTRKAAYDAYRMAGCSPSDIDFAEIHDAFTTFEMLGIVDTGLVDKSNIMEFYLDGAAYHDGSLPVNISGGLKSRGHPVGASGLAQIAEAFNIMSDRYPLDITPNNTDTCLTQSIGGLATNNFVIILKKRTKTFSKGTDFPKPEYSNVINRTSKRLKLFSKTTLHITPKGVPSPLNLVICNHEDKRFLARYEGELPRIGTALKIKGKEHRIVTVTKPKNKLRLW
- a CDS encoding nitroreductase family protein is translated as MKLKDILNKRYSQRAYTDVDIPEEDLQYVLECTALAPTAKNMQPYKVYIIKDKQLLEKVCEAYPRDWLRTAPAIAIFVGLKGENWIRKDGADYLLCDVTIAADHFINAAAEKNIGTCWIAAFDERILSDAMELPENEIPMIMTPIGVYDAEAKSPKKRKGVKDIYTVI
- the rsmG gene encoding 16S rRNA (guanine(527)-N(7))-methyltransferase RsmG; its protein translation is MADSGEFSPKNLFDEYFPLSDDKLALLERFYQIHMNAGLNLTAITTREDFYKKHLLDSILLFSDSFYPAGNIADIGSGGGFPGIVIAIVYPETEVTLIDSIGKKCRFLQDAVEQLGLSNVTVINDRAENIKVKFDMITARGVAPVKDMLKWTFALTMENTVMVLYKGEKLEQELKHAQKLLTKKRLKVENVRYETPIKRTYSIIHSIDDAFHNLLRRPVKN